The following proteins come from a genomic window of Ictalurus furcatus strain D&B chromosome 14, Billie_1.0, whole genome shotgun sequence:
- the si:dkey-234i14.3 gene encoding fibulin-7-like isoform X2 yields MYGPGNSFSARMYSSGIFLIFFITCQMLGSQSQECVSRQEVQSTLHHVHKLLSAHETSFLQSVRSLRKKLNLLHNTTVKHSSNISTEICLPPNPPVNGRMLGQVFRVGHEVHFLCNPGFQLSGPETRECLDSLSWSGEEPTCKMVDAGTHNIPTSSTPAYVRPSRCIEFQGSMHCTCEQGYSISSQERGLCTDIDECELFRMTQPGRLCLHTCMNTAGSYYCQCPTGYSVKDNRSCHDIDECEKGVHNCTKEQVCVNTFGGHRCMVVECPRFRNASYIKTSPLQCERNPCVQGNKACLQAPVSVNFHFMSVVSNMSTPRVLFRVSAARILGDALRFGLLGNRGAGHFTLQRSSRQSGELLLVEPVQGPATLETEVEMIELEKRTLLGRYVTKVTLFVSPYSF; encoded by the exons ATGTACGGTCCTGGGAACAGTTTTTCTGCTAGGATGTATAGCAGTGGAAtatttttgatcttttttaTCACATGCCAGATGCTTGGATCTCAGAGCCAG GAGTGTGTGAGCAGGCaggaggtccagagcactctacACCATGTCCATAAGCTGCTCTCAGCGCACGAGACCTCCTTCTTACAGAGCGTACGCAGCCTGCGCAAGAAACTCAACCTGCTACACAACACCACAGTTAAACACAGCAGCAACATCAGCACAG AAATATGCCTGCCTCCAAACCCACCAGTCAATGGCAGGATGCTGGGCCAAGTGTTCAGAGTGGGCCATGAAGTCCACTTCCTCTGCAACCCTGGTTTCCAGCTGTCAGGGCCAGAGACTAGGGAGTGTCTGGATTCTTTGAGCTGGAGTGGAGAAGAGCCAACCTGCAAGA TGGTAGATGCTGGAACACACAATATCCCTACTTCGTCCACACCCGCATATGTGCGTCCCTCCCGCTGTATAGAGTTTCAGGGCTCCATGCACTGCACATGTGAGCAAGGCTACAGCATCTCTAGCCAGGAAAGAGGCTTGTGCACAG aCATTGATGAATGCGAGCTCTTCCGTATGACCCAACCTGGCCGTCTATGTTTGCACACGTGTATGAACACAGCTGGGAGCTACTACTGCCAATGTCCCACCGGCTACAGCGTCAAAGACAACAGGAGCTGCCACG ATATTGATGAGTGTGAGAAAGGAGTTCACAACTGTACCaaagagcaggtgtgtgtgaacacTTTCGGGGGTCACAGGTGCATGGTGGTCGAATGCCCTCGCTTCCGCAATGCTTCCTACATCAAGACCTCACCTCT GCAATGTGAGCGTAATCCCTGTGTCCAGGGGAACAAAGCTTGCCTCCAGGCTCCCGTCTCGGTCAACTTTCACTTTATGTCAGTGGTGTCGAACATGAGCACTCCCCGCGTCCTCTTCCGGGTTTCAGCGGCCCGTATTCTGGGAGACGCCCTGCGCTTCGGACTGCTGGGAAATCGAGGGGCAGGGCATTTCACCCTTCAGCGCTCGAGCAGACAGAGTGGGGAGCTGCTGCTGGTGGAGCCCGTGCAAGGCCCTGCCACGCTAGAGACTGAGGTAGAGATGATCGAGCTGGAGAAGAGAACACTGCTGGGACGATATGTTACAAAGGTTACACTCTTCGTGTCCCCTTACAGCTTCTAA
- the urahb gene encoding 5-hydroxyisourate hydrolase b, whose amino-acid sequence MDSPLFTHVLNTEDGVPAARMALSLHRLDPQMALWNLITPGTTDENGHCPGLITRQDFPVGMYKLRFETGQYWESLGQTSFYPYVEIVFTITDLDQRFHVPVHLSRYTYSVCMWCSCRQ is encoded by the exons ATGGACAGTCCTCTTTTTACTCATGTGCTGAACACTGAGGATGGGGTTCCTGCAGCACGCATGGCCCTCAGTCTGCATCGTCTAGACCCTCAGATGGCCCTCTGGAACCTTATCACTCCTGG AACAACGGATGAGAATGGCCACTGTCCAGGGCTAATCACCAGACAAGATTTCCCTGTAGGGATGTACAAATTACGTTTTGAAACTGGACAGTATTGGGAAAGTTTGGGCCAGACCAGCTTTTACCCTTATGTAGAG ATTGTCTTCACAATAACAGACCTGGACCAGAGGTTTCATGTGCCTGTACATCTCAGCAGATACACATACAGTGTCTGTATGTGGTGTAGCTGTAGGCAGTAG
- the si:dkey-234i14.3 gene encoding fibulin-7-like isoform X1, with translation MYGPGNSFSARMYSSGIFLIFFITCQMLGSQSQECVSRQEVQSTLHHVHKLLSAHETSFLQSVRSLRKKLNLLHNTTVKHSSNISTGKNSTQICLPPNPPVNGRMLGQVFRVGHEVHFLCNPGFQLSGPETRECLDSLSWSGEEPTCKMVDAGTHNIPTSSTPAYVRPSRCIEFQGSMHCTCEQGYSISSQERGLCTDIDECELFRMTQPGRLCLHTCMNTAGSYYCQCPTGYSVKDNRSCHDIDECEKGVHNCTKEQVCVNTFGGHRCMVVECPRFRNASYIKTSPLQCERNPCVQGNKACLQAPVSVNFHFMSVVSNMSTPRVLFRVSAARILGDALRFGLLGNRGAGHFTLQRSSRQSGELLLVEPVQGPATLETEVEMIELEKRTLLGRYVTKVTLFVSPYSF, from the exons ATGTACGGTCCTGGGAACAGTTTTTCTGCTAGGATGTATAGCAGTGGAAtatttttgatcttttttaTCACATGCCAGATGCTTGGATCTCAGAGCCAG GAGTGTGTGAGCAGGCaggaggtccagagcactctacACCATGTCCATAAGCTGCTCTCAGCGCACGAGACCTCCTTCTTACAGAGCGTACGCAGCCTGCGCAAGAAACTCAACCTGCTACACAACACCACAGTTAAACACAGCAGCAACATCAGCACAGGCAAGAACAGCACAC AAATATGCCTGCCTCCAAACCCACCAGTCAATGGCAGGATGCTGGGCCAAGTGTTCAGAGTGGGCCATGAAGTCCACTTCCTCTGCAACCCTGGTTTCCAGCTGTCAGGGCCAGAGACTAGGGAGTGTCTGGATTCTTTGAGCTGGAGTGGAGAAGAGCCAACCTGCAAGA TGGTAGATGCTGGAACACACAATATCCCTACTTCGTCCACACCCGCATATGTGCGTCCCTCCCGCTGTATAGAGTTTCAGGGCTCCATGCACTGCACATGTGAGCAAGGCTACAGCATCTCTAGCCAGGAAAGAGGCTTGTGCACAG aCATTGATGAATGCGAGCTCTTCCGTATGACCCAACCTGGCCGTCTATGTTTGCACACGTGTATGAACACAGCTGGGAGCTACTACTGCCAATGTCCCACCGGCTACAGCGTCAAAGACAACAGGAGCTGCCACG ATATTGATGAGTGTGAGAAAGGAGTTCACAACTGTACCaaagagcaggtgtgtgtgaacacTTTCGGGGGTCACAGGTGCATGGTGGTCGAATGCCCTCGCTTCCGCAATGCTTCCTACATCAAGACCTCACCTCT GCAATGTGAGCGTAATCCCTGTGTCCAGGGGAACAAAGCTTGCCTCCAGGCTCCCGTCTCGGTCAACTTTCACTTTATGTCAGTGGTGTCGAACATGAGCACTCCCCGCGTCCTCTTCCGGGTTTCAGCGGCCCGTATTCTGGGAGACGCCCTGCGCTTCGGACTGCTGGGAAATCGAGGGGCAGGGCATTTCACCCTTCAGCGCTCGAGCAGACAGAGTGGGGAGCTGCTGCTGGTGGAGCCCGTGCAAGGCCCTGCCACGCTAGAGACTGAGGTAGAGATGATCGAGCTGGAGAAGAGAACACTGCTGGGACGATATGTTACAAAGGTTACACTCTTCGTGTCCCCTTACAGCTTCTAA